TGAAAGCTAATGGGACAGTGAAGGCCGTAGGGCTCGGCGTGAACACCGTGGAGATTTGCGAGGAGCTTATCGGGCAGTTCGACATGGATCTGATTCTCCTGGCCGGACGCTATACCCTTCTGGATCAATCCGCGCGGCTCCGCCTCTTTCCCAAGCTGATACAACACAATATCAAATTGGTTATCGGCGGCGTCTTCAACTCGGGTATTCTGGCCACTGGCCCTGTGCCAGGGGCACATTTCAACTATGCCCCTGCGCCCCAGGCCATTCTCGACCGTGTCGCTGAGATCCAGGCTGTCTGTGAGGCACATGGAACGCCTTTGCCGGCAGCGGCCATTCAATACCCAGACCAGAGCCCAATTGTGGCATCGACCCTGATTGGAACGACCAAGGCGGGCTCGTTGAAACGAAACATCGCACAATTCCAACACCCTTTGCCCAGCGCGCTTTGGCAACATCTGCGCAACGAAGGCTATATCGGAGACGACAATTGATCATCGACGCCCACCAACACTTTTGG
This genomic window from Shimia isoporae contains:
- a CDS encoding aldo/keto reductase — protein: MLTDAHRLSLGTAAIAGLYRPVTPEAVQDVLETAWDSGIRYFDTAPHYGHGASESLLGDFLRHKKEWVISTKVGRILSPDANPPAVVNGFHNAWPFKQHYDYTYDGIMRSVEDSFQRLGLNRIDILFIHDIGDPDAGTDTAEHRSQLLGSGIKALEELKANGTVKAVGLGVNTVEICEELIGQFDMDLILLAGRYTLLDQSARLRLFPKLIQHNIKLVIGGVFNSGILATGPVPGAHFNYAPAPQAILDRVAEIQAVCEAHGTPLPAAAIQYPDQSPIVASTLIGTTKAGSLKRNIAQFQHPLPSALWQHLRNEGYIGDDN